A window of Candidatus Gastranaerophilales bacterium contains these coding sequences:
- a CDS encoding (Fe-S)-binding protein: MKKLIDYKDDLIKCSKCGLCQAVCPIYQQTKKENLLTRGKFTILNGIADCKLNFNEQTAKDLDLCLNCDACQKYCPSDIDARKIFVAAKTDFYKEKFLTSYFYFKLKMMFFSFLANIYRLLRFDKLVDLLLSKSIKFPFNKYFSIANCIFSNKCQKNKSFQSDSKKIAYFEGCFAKYINKSTENSTINILQKAGYEVSVIKSECCSISLFYAGNYDEYKKNAIKIVNSIPENIDFIVSDCDSCIAALKDYENNIDEINGFSKKIISITDFIRMENIGQSINFLTSEKVTYHKPCHSLSDTKSLLKQILGSKFVPIEDMCCGFAGDFGLKHMSISREIAKTKAIDIDNSNADIVVTSCPACVLGLSQANLFSEKNWKVVTISEFMDKRCK; the protein is encoded by the coding sequence TGAAAAAATTAATTGATTATAAAGACGACCTTATAAAATGTTCGAAATGCGGACTTTGTCAGGCTGTATGTCCTATATATCAGCAAACAAAAAAAGAAAATCTTTTGACTCGAGGTAAGTTTACAATACTAAATGGGATTGCGGATTGTAAACTCAATTTTAATGAACAAACTGCAAAAGATTTAGATTTGTGTTTGAATTGCGATGCTTGTCAAAAATACTGCCCAAGTGATATTGATGCAAGGAAAATATTTGTTGCTGCAAAAACTGATTTCTACAAAGAAAAATTTTTAACCTCCTATTTTTATTTTAAGCTTAAAATGATGTTCTTCAGCTTTTTAGCTAATATATACAGGCTTTTGCGTTTTGATAAATTGGTTGATTTGTTATTATCAAAAAGTATTAAATTTCCTTTTAATAAATATTTTTCTATTGCAAATTGTATTTTTTCAAATAAATGTCAAAAAAACAAATCATTTCAAAGCGACTCAAAAAAAATAGCATATTTCGAGGGCTGTTTTGCAAAATATATAAATAAATCTACAGAAAATTCGACGATAAATATTTTACAAAAAGCGGGCTATGAGGTTTCGGTTATAAAATCTGAATGTTGTTCAATTTCGCTTTTTTATGCAGGAAATTATGATGAATATAAAAAAAATGCGATTAAAATTGTTAATTCAATTCCCGAAAATATAGATTTTATTGTGAGTGATTGCGACAGTTGTATAGCGGCTCTAAAAGATTATGAAAATAATATTGACGAAATTAATGGTTTTTCAAAAAAAATTATATCTATAACAGACTTTATCCGTATGGAAAATATTGGACAAAGTATAAACTTTTTAACTTCTGAAAAAGTTACCTATCACAAACCTTGTCACAGCTTAAGCGATACAAAAAGTTTATTAAAACAAATACTTGGCTCAAAATTTGTCCCAATTGAAGATATGTGTTGCGGTTTTGCAGGTGATTTTGGGCTTAAACATATGTCTATATCTAGAGAAATAGCCAAAACAAAAGCCATAGATATTGATAATTCTAATGCAGACATAGTTGTGACCTCTTGTCCGGCATGTGTTTTGGGACTATCTCAAGCAAATTTGTTTTCTGAAAAAAACTGGAAAGTAGTTACTATTAGTGAGTTTATGGATAAAAGATGCAAATAG